Part of the Danio rerio strain Tuebingen ecotype United States chromosome 12, GRCz12tu, whole genome shotgun sequence genome, tacaGTTTAATGTTTCTTTGtgtattgcatgtacagtatttggttatttatagttgtatacgttaatatacacagtacacgtCTTAACAAAATTAATTACTATGTCATTAAATTGCTATTACATTGTATTTCCATCCAAGATTATATTCataaacttaaatgtttctttgaatatttcaagtacagtatttgtgtatatacattataattacaatgtaataaaagttttacattgttataacattgtaattacatctgagatgtaatatgtaattacaaacttttatcttgtgtgcaattactgtcgttgcattgtaattacatccaatataatatttataaacatgcTTTGGCATATTTcaagtacagtatttgtgtatttatatgtaaatatatgcagtacatatgtaattacaaagtTTGGCTGTAATGACAtcgtaattacattgttataaaacTTTATTTACATCTGAGATGTAATAACTATGTCATTGCATTGTGCTTACGTTataattacatccaagataatatttataaacatgttactttgtatatttcaagtacagtatttgtgtatttaaacgTAAATATACactacatatgtaattacaaagtTTGGCTGTAATGACATcgtaattacattgttaaaacattgtaATTGCATCTGAAAGATTTATCTTTCTTTGTACATTGCATGtatagtatttaattttttataattgtatagataaatatatacagCACACATGTAATGAcaaatttttattatgtattactgTGCCGTTACATTGCAATtactgtcattacattgtaactacattgttattacatccaggataatatttataaacgtgtttctttgtatatttcatgtagtgtttgtgtttttgcatgtaaatatacacagtacatatataatcttttattttgaatgtaattacaatgtcattaTAATTACCCTGTAATAACGttgttacattgttataacattgtaattacatctgagATGTAATTACAAATTATTATCTTGTGCGCAATTACTGTGTCATTACACTGTAACTACTATGTTATTacattgtaataacattgtagttacatccaagatattttttgtaaatgcatctttgtatattgcatggacagtatttagttatttatacattatacatttatatatttgtatgttaataTGCACAGCacacatgtaatatgtaattacaaacttttatcctGGATGTACTTACTATGTCGTTAAATTGTAATTACAATAACattacatatttataaatgtaaatatttctttgTAGATTGCATTTACAGTATTTGGATTATTTTAGTTGTATACGTTAATATACACAGCACACATTTGATTACAAAGTTTTATCTTGTATTACTGTGCCACTATGTTGTGATTACTATGTCGTTACATTGTAATTAGATTCCTAtcacattgtaattacatccaaaaatatttataaacatgctTTTTTGGATATTTCAAATACAGTGCTTGTGTATTTATATGAAAATTTACACCGTACATATGAATTTATGAacgtttattttggatgtaattactgTGTCATTGcattgtaattactatgtcattacattgaaGTTACAGCAAAGATACTATTTATAAATGTTAATGTTGCTTTGTATTTTGCATGTAtagtatttggttatttatagttgtataaGTAAATATACACAGCACTCATGTAATTACAAAGTTTTATCTTTTTTACTGTGTCATTACATTGTtaatacattgtaattacatccaagataatatttataaacaaatatttctttgtttatttaatgtacagtgtttgtgtatgtatacataaatGTTCACATTACATATgttattacaaacttttattttggatataagggcattgtaattacattgttataacattgtaattacatctgcaatatatttatgtttctttgtatattgcatgtacagtatttggttaTAACTGTAtacgtaaatatacacagtacacatggaATTATCAACTTAGTTACTGTGTCATTACATTGctattacattgtagttacattactattacattgtaattactttCAAGATAGTTataaacttaaatgtttctttctATGTTTCATGTATAGTAATTGTGAATTTATATGtaaatggcctgtttccactgaggggtacagtacggtacggtttgggtcGGTACGGATCAACTTTATtaagcttgcgtttccactgccaaaagggtacctttttggtgggcgtggtgtatgacagaaagtttcagatgACGGAATTTTTACTCGAGGAATTGTCACAGTAAAGCTGtaagggctgttcacatatcattTGAGAGgaacttctcacaaaacagatactttacacacataaatacttgtattACTAACCCTTCtgtgaacataatttgattataactgtaggtcaattatttattttattttattttattaattcggggtcgccacagaatgaaacgccaacttattcagcacgttttcacgcaacgcccttccagctgcaaaccatctctgggaaacatccacacacagtcatacactacggacaatttagcctacccatttcacctgtaccacatgtctttggactgtaggggaaaccggagcacccggaggaaacccgggaaacgcgaacgcagggagaacatgcaaactccacacagaaacgccaactgagctgaggctcacAGTACAcgtaatatgtaattacaaacttttatcttggatgtACTTACTATGTCGTTACATTGTTACTACTATGTTAATACAATGTAACTATATTTTAGTTACATTCAAGATAATGTTtgtaaatggaaatgtttctttgtatattgcatgtacagtatttggttatttacagttgtatacgtgtatcacagtacacatgtatttacaaacttttatcttgagCGCAATAACTGTcgttactatgtcattacattgctatttcattgtagttacatccaagataatatatataaagatgtttctttgtatatttcaagtacagcatttgtatatttatgttaatagtcacagtacatatgtaaatacaaacttttattttggatgtaagggcattgtaattacattgttgtaacattgtaattacatctgagATGTAATTACAATCTTTTATCTTGCATGCAATTACTGTGTCGTTGCATTGTAATAACATGGTAGTTATAGTATAGtatcattttagttttttaagaGATAGTTAAAAGATAGAATAATGAAATTTCTATCATCACTAAAACTTCCCTTTTTTTAGAcctctttgaattttattttcttctgctgaacacaaggAAATTGTTATTTTCAggcaaactattcctttaaaggaCTTTAAAGCAGTGTATAATCACTCTATCCCATTGGTACCTGGATTGGGACTTTTGATCTCTGTGGTCTTCATTTCTGGTAGTTCAGAGCTTTGCTGAACTTCTCCGTCCATTTCTGTCTCCCTCTCAGTTTCTCTTTCTTCATCTGCAGGACTTTCTTTATATACAACAATTGTCAATAAATGCTTTCTAATCTTAGATGTGTGttataaagatatattttattattttgtaatgtgtGTTACTTTACCAGATTGGCTCTTGGCAGTTGGCTCTATATCAGTGTCTTTAGGTATTCCAGTATATGACAAAGATATATCTAGCTGAACCTTTACCATGTAAGAGAAATGGGTCATAAAGTAAATTGTCCTGTACATTACAACAATTAATACACAGTACCATTTCAAAACCTAATCATACATACCTCTGGAGTAAAAATGTACTTGTATAAAAAATAGTGCCTCATATAGGTGTTGATGAAATAGTATAAAATATGAGTCACTTGCTCCGAGTTGAAGAGGTCGATGCTGAAAGGAGGCCTCTGTGTTTACCATGAGAAAGAAAAACAGGCATATTTTAGTGTTTTTCAAAGACGTCTTTAACCGAAGTCAACCTATGTACAAAAACCAGTGTGAACGTGAATATTGggaaataattattgtgaaatacaTTACAAAATACATTGAAAATAACAATTTCTTCCAAAACTATAATGATCCCATTGTTTTAAATGGTAGTGTATGTACGTACCCTGACTGAATGGCAAAGCAGAAGTTCACTACAGTAGGTCAAACAGTCATCTGTGTTATTGAGGGATGTTTCTGAAAAGTTTACAAGAGTGTTTACTGCTTTAATGTAGAAAAGCCTAGAAACTAACCTAGAGTGagttgaaaatgtaaaattattctggcatgttaaaaaacatgctaatttatgtctGAAGCTTGTTAGCGGTATGCTAAAAAATGCTAGTAACATTTTTTAACATGCTAGTAAAATGATAGCAAAATATTGCTAGTCATATGCTAATTCATTTAGTTAATTATTGATAGAAGCTTGTTAGCATAAAATGTGCTAGTAAAATAGCAGATATTGTTAACCATTTGCTAATTCACTTTAGCTGTCTATTAGCTATATTCTAGGTATACTAATTTATACTAACAATCTAATTGAtggtagaaacatgctagcattaTATTAATTTTCACAAATAATATGATAAACATAACagcaacatactaattcatatTTACAAATTGCTAATCCTACAAAAATGCAATCAACTTTGTAATTTGTTCAAGCAACACACTATATAAAGGTAGAAATACAATAATTCTAatcaaattgtaaaataattcaGTATAATATACTGTTATTaatttcccagtattgggttgcagctggaagggcatccgctgcataaaacatatgctggataagttggcggttcattccactgtggtgaccctagattaataaaatgactaacccgaaaatgaatgaatgaacgaatgaatgaatattgttctTAAATTATATTACAATCTAGATGATATGCTAttataatttatgtaatttttaccCAAAATTTATCACCTGTGTTAAATTGATGCACATTTTTGATAATGGAGATAAGAACAGAGGTTTGTTCCTTGTTGAAGTTTTGCTCTCTGCAGAACCGCACCAGATTTGTGTACAACTCCAGCAGTACTCTTTGTTTTGGTTGAGACTCATCAGCCACTAACGCACGGCACAAGATCCTGGAGAAGAAGCAAAcgacaaaaatgtaaaatgttcaaGAACATAGGTCTCAAAATTGATTCTTGGAGCCTctacacagtttagctccaagcataatcaaacacagctgatccaaccaatcaagatgttcaagactactagagactattgagctgatgtgagttggaggtgattggagctaaactatgcagagctgtggctttcctgaaattgagtttgagatgaCTGTTCTAGAACATCCTATACATATTATCAATTATTTTAAGGATAGTTTCTGTTATCCAGCACTTTCTGGTCTCTGGTACGACAAACTGTTTATGTTTGTGATTTAGTTTAATAAAGGATTTCTTTAAAAAGGTATACATAATATAGGTggttcccagtacttggttgtggctgaaagggcaacCACGATGTAAAACATAaaccggaatagttggtggttcattccgctgtggtgataaataaggtaagccgaaggaaaatgaatgaatgaataatataggTGGTTCATTTCATATGACGTTGGAATAGTTAATCAATTTTATGCATGTTCAATAAAATAGGTCAGGAGAAATTTTCTTCAAGTCAAAAATATCAGCAATTTATAGGACACAAATGAATCATTTCGATTCCCAGAATTCTGGTATCCCCAATTCAATGCAAGAATTACTTTTAGGAGGTGGGCAACAATTTTTATTGTCCTGACTCCAGCTATTAtacgcagctgatattaacaggtggagtttagtggaattcatcacttgtcaatcattccccagtcctccattggccgcactcgtacatacatcctctttttctacgaattctctggaCAATGTTAAAAGGATAAGACTTCAAACTGCAaatattctgtgttcagtttcaaaATATCTCTGCTCACAGGAAGTTTAGTTGCAAAGCTCAAGTTAATTATAGACAATCAGgtctttgcatttctatcagctttatctacttctgcaaaaatgctttatgCAAGGTATTTCACACTCAGAAAAGAAGTTTGGTTAACATATCACCTAAGCAATCCAAATGTTTAATGATAAGCAGAGaccaaagtaataaaaaataatatccttTTTCTACAATAATGACAACACGTGATAAAGTGGAGAACAAGTctaaaatgaatgagtgagtgggtATACAGAATTATAGAAATCTGCCTTGGTTTAGCTTAGGTGTTAAAACTGTTTAATTTTAACGTGGTTATTTACACAGTGGcaggaaaattaaataatttcttaactAAGTACAAATAAAGGGTTACTGCTCAGTAAAGGACATTATCTTAAACACTGTACATTTCTAAAATAACACCATGCATAGAACTTAAAACTAATTAATTTTACTTCCGTAAACTTTAActttcaaataaaaaatctttatacatttttttcatgcTGCAATGGTTTGTCAGGATGCTTATATAACTAAATCTCATACCAAATGTTTTTAGACACACATAACTTTACAGAATTTAAGTGAAGTTGGTTttgtattcgcacattcgttcaatgACAACTGCTGACATGCTCCATAAATTATTTGCTATGGTACCTTAAATATTAGGTCTGAAattacatgcaagtatgacttcagaacaacatcagcactatttatttgactgtgaacaatgttgtttgTTGAaggtcattggctgctaatatgatttcgctatttataatttgcaaagaatacttttctgaaattatgtcattaaggagaaagtctgaatatatgaatataaaaccaactttacctcaatcttcACAGATATCACATGGTGCTACATATAGTCCAAAATGACCcaaacaaaaaatgttgtttgtttttaatggtcTTTAAGCATTTGCAAAGTTTCATTCCTGCaggtattttaaatatgtatgtttAAGTAATGTACAccacagaaaatatatattttaatcaccaCAAAATTTGTCATTAAATAATAAACCTTTCAATGTCTTGAGTGGATTTACTCTTCTCAATCTCTTCCATATCCCTGTGTTTCAAGTCTGCCCTAgaaatacaacaaacaaacaaacaaaacaaacaaaaagagttATTGAGGGTTTTAGTGGATTTCCGAATATGCTGAAAACACAAACTGAGCTGGATGTTTTTTATGGCATTTatctattgtatttattaacgtctttttgttgtatttaataattttttttctggatgaCCTACCATAACAGCACCCGTGCTTTTGGAACTTGGGGCACCTAAAAAGGTTACAGTTAAcgttatttttttgtaaagataAGTCATatataagttattattttaacTGTTATATATAGAAAATTGCGTGATTGTTTACCATAATCTTGTCAAAGGGCTTCATTTCTCTTCCCTGTCTCTGAAAACGGCTcaacatacatgtatttaaaccACCTGTATGTGTAACATCGTATCCTagcaactgtaaaaaaaaaaaaaagacgttaaAGCTCTTGAATGCTTTACATGAGAGTAATTTTTTTCACATTAGATTAAAcgatacaaaaataataacacgacttaatcattattttgattacatttgttttatacgATTAATAATATTAAGCCCAAGCTTTATGAACTTTTATTTTCACCTTTAGGGGGAAGTGACGTACAATTTCAGCCTAGAATGAAAGAGTCCACAACTGTAGGTTATTTAAATCGCTCACTTGAAAATGCATCTGTGAGATTTACAGAAAATGTCCAAAAAGGTATGAAAACCAACTACGACATGCTGTTCACACATATGCGACGCTCTGTCTATAATGggttacttttattttgatagtcaGTCATATGTCATGGTAGTGTCAGTGTTCACAGTTAAACGGTTCTTCCTGTTTTCCGGTCGGAGCGGAGGTTTGTTTATGGGTGCAAAGAAAATCACtaacacaaatatattttaacatctATTTTTAGTAGTCATGTTCATAAAATGTAGTCTAATAGAATACGATGTATGGTTAGAATAAAGTGCAATTTATAATGTATTAATCTCGTGGCTTTGACGGTTGTTAGCTCGCTTGCTAGGCTTCAGCTAGCATCGAAGCTAAACTTGCTTCAAAACGTATCATTTACTTTAAATCAATAGGACAAAAAGACAAGTTTGCTAAACAAAACGTTTGCTGTGTTTAAATCTCTATTCGAGCGTCATTAACGTTTCTTTATAAAtcaaaataatgcattaaatgtCTAAAGGAAGTCCGCTGTGTTGGGCAGCGTCAGTATGACAGAAGATCCCATGATTATGAGGATTCATTTTGGATAATCTCCTTATTcgttaatttagttttgtttatagACTACAAGTTAATATCGTGTAGCTATCTAAAGacgtgacaaaaacaaaacaatttagagCAGTGTAGAATTATATATTAGTAAAATACACTTACAGAAGTAATTTAAGGTGTTGTAACGCTGTGCTACAGtgttatattgtttaattaaatttaccCATATTGGGTTTCTGCAGGTCTTTAGAAGTCATAGTTTGACTTTCCATATTTAAAGgtcctttaaaatgttttattcattagtTCAGGGCATAAATATTGCAAAGTAAAATTCTTGATGTTCTGTCTTCTAATGCAATGATCTAACATTGTTAAATCAAGATATGAGCAATCCCAGCGCTATgggtgtgacatttgcagtaaacaTTGACAACATAAAGTCTCAGAGAAAGTATATGTAAACGGTATATTGAAATATCAGTTTATGTGTTCCAAAACTGCTAACCACAGATTTATGGCATcagaaaaatataaatctgtaaatatattttatgttttaaatcagcaaaataaacatgttatGGATGTTATGGACCAAAAAatctgcaagtttacagtatgcAACATACTttgcagaaattctgtgaattaaactgcacagtcCAAAAGAAACAATGTTAATCTAAAGGATTAGGAGTTGTCTCTCTGTAGAGCAAAAgtgattaattacattttatttgacattttctgCATCtattgaggaaaaagctttgttattgatgtgacagatgtgaaattgccacttgtgtgactttggtaaatcaaatttaAGTGTTTGAAATCGTTTACAGAGACATTATTGAGTATTTTTGCAGTCCtgaaaatacaagcctacacaaaaaaaggatttcactattttggtaaaaaaaactatatttttttcatggtaaggttgacatttgcatggaattgctcttaTATTGTAATggctttaattatttaataacctTCTTAAAACTTACAGAGtagtaaaataactttttttttttttttgaaacccATTCAGAAAGTTTTAGAGTGACATTGTCAGGCACCGTTTACATTTGCTTGCATCTTTTTAATGCATTGAAAATTGGTtataacagactttttttttttaattaattgtaagTCTTGCAGGTTTGGAACTACATTTGAGTGAGCAGATGATATCAATTTAATAGGCTGTCTAAAACAATGTCCATTTCATAGGGAAGCATGTCTGGTGCAGGGGGTGGGAAGCGCCCCTCAGGAGGGGACAGCCCTCCTGGCCCTCCTGAAAAAAAGCTGAAGAAAGAGGAGAAGACTACCACAACGCTCATCGAACCCATCCGGATTGGAGGAGTTTCTTCTACGGTTTgttaaaatcattataaaacaattaaacctAATTATATTATCTACTTTTCAGAGTTCTTAAGATCAGACAAGCTCACAACCGTTTGCACTCTTTTTACACCTGTTTTTTTTGTCACCATGTTGTGATTGGATTAACAAAAACACATTAGCACCGTGTGTAAACAGGGCCTAGTATGCTGATTTGGggcttaagaaacattttttattattatatatagctGCTTTTTCACTATcatgccaaaccgttctaagaacactctGGTATGGTTACGGTTTCttttccactg contains:
- the cfap119 gene encoding cilia- and flagella-associated protein 119 isoform 2 (isoform 2 is encoded by transcript variant 2; The RefSeq protein has 3 substitutions compared to this genomic sequence), with protein sequence MEEIEKSKSTQDIERILCRALVADESQPKQRVLLELYTNLVRFCREQNFNREQTSVLISIIKNVHQFNTETSLNNTDDCLTYCSELLICHSVRRPPFSIDLFNSEQVTHILYYFINTYMRHYFLYKYIFTPEVQLDISLSYTGIPEDTDIEPTAKSQSESPADEERETERETEMDGEVQQSSELPEMKTTEIKSPNPGLSSKSDLRTIVEKEVRNEVMRLSAQLQQELKNSADQLNNAISQLETNIQVKK
- the cfap119 gene encoding cilia- and flagella-associated protein 119 isoform 1 (isoform 1 is encoded by transcript variant 1; The RefSeq protein has 4 substitutions compared to this genomic sequence) — translated: MLSRFQRQGREMKPFDKIMVPQVPKARVLLWADLKHSDMEEIEKSKSTQDIERILCRALVADESQPKQRVLLELYTNLVRFCREQNFNREQTSVLISIIKNVHQFNTETSLNNTDDCLTYCSELLICHSVRRPPFSIDLFNSEQVTHILYYFINTYMRHYFLYKYIFTPEVQLDISLSYTGIPEDTDIEPTAKSQSESPADEERETERETEMDGEVQQSSELPEMKTTEIKSPNPGLSSKSDLRTIVEKEVRNEVMRLSAQLQQELKNSADQLNNAISQLETNIQVKK